The Hymenobacter sp. GOD-10R genome includes a window with the following:
- a CDS encoding DNA/RNA non-specific endonuclease, with product MRLLPSCSILLFVGLLTASCSDNKQTLTPATTFPTHDENLALGNPSGATTDASNYTNYLLVKPQYTLSYHRDRGTPNWVSWHLSSAWLGTADRQDNFTADNTLPTSWYRVTTSSYTGSGFDRGHNCPSADRTGSVEDNSATFLLSNIMPQAPNNNQRTWVGLENYCRTLVDQGNELYIICGSYGKGGVGSNGAASTLDNGHVTVPDRCWKVVVVLPIGIDDVQRVSTSTRVIAIDIPNDNSVKTDWASYGTTVDAIEQATGYDLLSAVSTSVQKTVEASVDTGPTN from the coding sequence ATGCGGCTTCTTCCTTCTTGTAGTATTTTGCTGTTTGTTGGTCTACTCACAGCAAGTTGCTCGGATAATAAACAGACCCTTACGCCTGCGACAACCTTCCCAACGCACGACGAGAACTTGGCGCTGGGTAATCCGAGTGGGGCCACGACGGACGCGAGTAACTACACAAACTACCTGCTCGTAAAGCCGCAGTATACGCTCAGCTACCACCGCGACCGCGGGACTCCCAACTGGGTGAGTTGGCACTTGAGCAGCGCCTGGCTGGGCACAGCGGATCGCCAAGACAACTTCACAGCTGACAATACGCTGCCTACAAGCTGGTACCGCGTGACCACGAGCAGCTACACCGGTTCCGGGTTTGACCGGGGGCATAACTGTCCCTCGGCCGATCGTACGGGTTCAGTGGAGGATAACTCGGCCACGTTCCTGCTGAGCAACATCATGCCGCAAGCGCCCAACAACAACCAGCGCACCTGGGTGGGATTGGAGAACTACTGCCGCACGCTTGTAGACCAAGGCAATGAACTCTACATCATCTGTGGCAGCTACGGCAAAGGGGGAGTGGGCAGCAACGGCGCGGCTTCCACCTTGGATAATGGTCACGTAACCGTTCCGGACCGCTGCTGGAAAGTCGTGGTGGTATTACCTATCGGCATTGATGACGTGCAACGGGTGAGCACCAGCACGCGCGTCATTGCGATTGATATACCAAACGACAATAGCGTCAAAACAGATTGGGCCAGCTACGGTACCACCGTCGATGCGATTGAGCAGGCTACTGGTTATGATCTATTGTCGGCTGTGTCCACTTCTGTGCAAAAGACGGTAGAGGCGAGTGTCGATACCGGTCCAACGAACTAG